One part of the Verrucomicrobiia bacterium genome encodes these proteins:
- the cyoE gene encoding heme o synthase, which translates to MKASISAERESATPMRGVISMLAELTKARLTALVLITTLTGFFVAGTGMADWLTGLHVLLGTGLVAAGAAALNEWWERDLDRLMERTSHRPLPSGEIEPWFALAFGLSTGLAGVVYLAALVNGLTAVLGALAMVSYVLVYTPLKRVTAWNTVIGAVPGALPPLMGWTAARGEMGLGGLALFGILFLWQIPHFMAIAWLYRDEYARAGYRMLPVVDPGGRATGWATLGTTLLLLAVSLVPVGVGIAGPLYGAGATILGIGFLAMAARFTHRLERHQARLVFFASILYLPLLLGLLMLDNASRILG; encoded by the coding sequence ATGAAGGCCTCGATCTCGGCGGAGCGGGAGTCGGCGACGCCGATGCGCGGGGTGATTTCCATGCTGGCGGAGCTGACCAAGGCGCGACTGACAGCCCTGGTCCTGATTACCACGCTGACGGGCTTTTTCGTGGCTGGAACGGGAATGGCCGACTGGCTGACGGGCCTGCATGTGCTTTTGGGGACGGGCCTGGTGGCGGCGGGGGCGGCGGCATTGAACGAGTGGTGGGAACGGGATCTGGACCGGTTGATGGAGCGCACCTCGCATCGACCGCTGCCGTCGGGGGAGATCGAGCCGTGGTTCGCGCTGGCCTTCGGTCTGAGCACCGGGCTGGCTGGGGTGGTGTACCTGGCGGCCCTGGTGAACGGACTCACCGCGGTGCTGGGGGCGCTGGCGATGGTCAGTTACGTGCTGGTGTACACGCCACTCAAACGGGTCACGGCATGGAACACGGTGATCGGAGCGGTGCCCGGGGCGCTGCCGCCGCTGATGGGGTGGACAGCGGCGCGGGGTGAGATGGGGCTCGGGGGGCTGGCGCTGTTCGGCATTCTTTTTCTCTGGCAGATCCCGCACTTCATGGCCATCGCGTGGCTGTACCGGGACGAGTACGCACGGGCGGGATACCGGATGCTTCCGGTGGTGGATCCCGGCGGGCGGGCGACCGGATGGGCGACACTGGGGACCACGCTGCTGCTGCTGGCGGTCAGTCTGGTGCCGGTGGGGGTGGGGATTGCGGGGCCGCTCTACGGGGCGGGGGCGACGATCCTGGGGATTGGATTCCTGGCCATGGCGGCGCGATTTACGCATCGATTGGAGCGGCATCAGGCAAGGCTGGTGTTTTTCGCGTCGATCCTTTATCTGCCTCTGCTTCTTGGATTACTGATGCTGGACAACGCCTCCCGAATCCTGGGCTAA
- a CDS encoding COX15/CtaA family protein gives MAPESTTRPWLSHYAALTALATVGLIALGGLVTSHGVGMAVPDWPTTYGYNMFLFPVSQWVGGIFYEHTHRLYASVVGLMTVILAVGLQLGSKDRRLIRLGWMALALVVVQGVLGGLRVNLMKDQIGVVHAALAQLFLALLVIIAVLASPAWRRWKVSAPAVAPGVRTWVGLATGLILVQLLVGAGMRHQHAGLAVPDFPLAYGRVWPPMDEGFLQRVNAGRMDTRDFHPITPFHVQLHMAHRVLALGVTAAVLVAALRLRRAFGVRSGMGRVGTVWVGLVGVQILLGAITVWSNKAADMATAHVVVGALCLVAGVAAGVFVVGAARVPRAAEAPGELSGATAPWVGVKS, from the coding sequence ATGGCCCCCGAATCCACAACACGACCCTGGCTGAGCCATTACGCCGCACTGACTGCGCTGGCCACGGTGGGGTTGATTGCGCTGGGCGGGCTGGTGACCTCGCACGGGGTGGGGATGGCGGTGCCCGACTGGCCGACGACCTACGGGTACAACATGTTCCTGTTTCCCGTGTCCCAGTGGGTGGGCGGCATCTTCTACGAGCACACGCACCGGCTTTATGCCTCCGTGGTGGGCCTGATGACCGTGATCCTGGCCGTCGGGTTACAGTTGGGGTCGAAGGACCGGCGGTTGATCCGGCTGGGCTGGATGGCGCTGGCGCTGGTGGTGGTGCAGGGGGTGCTGGGCGGATTGCGGGTGAACCTGATGAAGGACCAGATCGGCGTGGTGCATGCGGCATTGGCGCAGTTGTTCCTGGCCCTGCTGGTCATCATTGCCGTGCTGGCGTCACCGGCGTGGCGGCGCTGGAAGGTTTCCGCACCGGCCGTGGCGCCGGGCGTTCGCACCTGGGTGGGGCTGGCCACGGGCTTGATTCTGGTCCAGCTCCTGGTGGGGGCGGGCATGCGGCACCAGCATGCGGGCCTGGCGGTGCCGGATTTTCCGCTGGCGTACGGACGGGTGTGGCCCCCCATGGATGAGGGGTTCCTGCAGCGGGTGAACGCCGGGCGCATGGACACGCGGGATTTCCACCCGATCACTCCGTTTCACGTGCAGCTTCACATGGCGCACCGGGTGCTGGCGTTGGGAGTGACCGCCGCGGTGCTGGTGGCGGCCTTGAGACTTCGGCGTGCCTTCGGGGTCCGGTCCGGGATGGGGCGGGTCGGGACGGTCTGGGTGGGATTGGTCGGGGTGCAGATTCTTCTGGGGGCCATCACCGTCTGGTCGAACAAGGCGGCGGACATGGCGACGGCCCACGTGGTGGTGGGGGCCCTATGCCTGGTGGCCGGTGTGGCGGCGGGGGTTTTCGTGGTCGGCGCCGCCCGGGTGCCGCGGGCTGCGGAGGCGCCCGGGGAATTGTCCGGAGCGACAGCTCCGTGGGTGGGGGTGAAGTCGTAG
- the ribH gene encoding 6,7-dimethyl-8-ribityllumazine synthase yields the protein MLKRVKLAAPVASRARVAIVASEYNRKHVDGLLDAAVHGLRTTGAEVEVFRVPGAFEIPVAAESLLHEARGRWSALICLGVIIRGETAHADLVGTTVTGALMGIAVRHRVPVIHEVLLVANQSQADARCLDARYNRGVEAARSALAMARLMPRLRGGRKGGGGQRARPV from the coding sequence ATGCTCAAACGGGTCAAACTGGCCGCTCCCGTGGCGTCCCGGGCGCGGGTGGCGATTGTGGCGTCCGAGTACAATCGCAAACACGTCGATGGACTGCTGGACGCGGCGGTGCATGGACTTCGGACGACGGGAGCGGAGGTTGAGGTGTTCCGGGTGCCCGGGGCGTTCGAGATCCCTGTGGCCGCCGAATCCCTGCTGCACGAGGCCCGCGGGCGCTGGTCGGCGTTGATCTGCCTGGGGGTGATCATTCGCGGGGAGACGGCGCATGCGGATCTGGTGGGAACCACGGTCACCGGGGCCCTGATGGGGATCGCCGTCCGGCACCGGGTGCCGGTGATCCACGAGGTGCTGCTGGTGGCGAACCAATCGCAGGCGGATGCGCGCTGCCTGGATGCACGGTACAACCGGGGGGTGGAGGCGGCGCGGTCGGCCCTGGCCATGGCGCGGCTGATGCCTCGATTGCGGGGGGGTAGGAAAGGGGGGGGCGGGCAACGGGCGAGGCCGGTTTGA
- a CDS encoding bifunctional 3,4-dihydroxy-2-butanone-4-phosphate synthase/GTP cyclohydrolase II: protein MPSPLDPIDAALTDLRRGRMVIVVDDADRENEGDLVMAAERVTPAAINFMAKHGRGLICVPATSERLRQLGIDRMVVQNRESFRTDFQVSVDAATGITTGISAADRARTIQVMADPTAVPGDLVQPGHVFPLRAKAGGVLQRAGHTEAAVDLARLAGYRPMGVICEIMDDDGTMMRLAKLRRFAVRHRLKICSIEALIEHRRRQERLIERVEAVRMPTEFGEFQLVLYRALTDDQHHVALVHGNVADGKPVLVRVHSECLTGDVFGSLRCDCGPQLQQALRQIAEAGRGVLVYMRQEGRGIGLAPKIQAYKLQEQGRDTVQANLDLGYPMDLREYGIGAQILVDLGLRKIRLLTNNPRKVVGLEGYGLEIVDQIPIQIRPNPHNRRYLKTKRDKLGHLL, encoded by the coding sequence GTGCCGAGCCCACTGGACCCCATCGACGCCGCCCTGACCGATCTTCGCCGGGGGCGGATGGTCATCGTGGTGGACGATGCCGATCGCGAGAATGAGGGGGATCTGGTGATGGCGGCGGAGCGGGTGACGCCGGCGGCCATCAACTTCATGGCCAAGCACGGGCGCGGGCTGATCTGCGTACCGGCGACATCGGAGAGGCTGCGGCAGTTGGGGATTGACCGGATGGTGGTGCAGAACCGGGAGAGTTTCCGGACGGACTTCCAGGTTTCGGTGGATGCGGCGACGGGGATCACCACGGGGATCAGCGCGGCCGACCGGGCGCGGACGATTCAGGTGATGGCGGATCCGACGGCGGTGCCCGGGGACCTGGTGCAGCCGGGTCATGTGTTTCCGCTGCGGGCCAAGGCGGGCGGGGTGTTGCAGCGGGCGGGGCACACGGAGGCGGCGGTGGATCTGGCGCGGTTGGCGGGGTACCGGCCGATGGGGGTGATCTGCGAGATCATGGACGACGACGGGACCATGATGCGGCTGGCGAAGCTGCGGCGGTTCGCGGTGCGGCACCGGTTGAAGATCTGTTCGATCGAGGCGCTGATCGAGCATCGACGCCGGCAGGAGCGGTTGATCGAGCGGGTGGAGGCGGTGCGGATGCCGACGGAGTTCGGGGAGTTCCAACTGGTGTTGTACCGGGCGTTGACCGACGACCAGCATCATGTCGCGCTGGTGCATGGGAACGTGGCGGACGGGAAGCCGGTCCTGGTGCGGGTGCACAGCGAGTGCCTGACCGGGGATGTCTTCGGGTCGTTGCGATGCGACTGCGGGCCGCAGTTGCAGCAGGCCTTGCGGCAGATTGCGGAGGCGGGACGCGGGGTGCTGGTTTACATGCGGCAGGAGGGGCGTGGGATCGGACTGGCGCCGAAGATCCAGGCTTACAAGCTGCAGGAACAGGGGCGCGACACGGTGCAGGCCAACCTCGACCTCGGCTACCCGATGGATCTGCGGGAATACGGGATCGGGGCCCAGATCCTGGTGGATCTCGGGCTGCGGAAGATCCGGTTGCTGACCAACAATCCGCGCAAGGTGGTCGGGTTGGAGGGGTACGGACTGGAGATCGTGGATCAGATCCCGATCCAGATCCGGCCGAATCCGCACAACCGGCGGTATCTGAAGACCAAGCGGGACAAACTCGGCCACTTGCTTTGA
- the glgA gene encoding glycogen synthase GlgA — protein sequence MRILLATSELHPYSKTGGLSDMVSALAKALARAGHRVGVVTPLYRPIWARHSPERLDWWMELTVGDRTVRPEVRVLEPEPNLTVYFVHALEYFDRDGVYGDTHVPYGDNDARYIGFSQAVVHLARHLPWRPEVVHVHDWPTGLVPLLIRDAVERGGWAEAPRTVLTIHNLAYQGMFGRAAYGLTGLPWSHFHPGGAEFHGGFNLLKTGLIYADALTTVSPRYAREITTPEFGDGLDGVIRSRQGVLRGILNGVDYDEWKTEGNPYLPFAYTAEEMRGKALIKAALQTEMGLPPRASVPLLGTVGRLAEQKGVDLTLGALEEMLAGPIQFVSLGSGQAEYQSALTALMRRYPDKVGSRVSFDVALSHRIEAGCDFFLMPSRFEPCGLNQMYSLRYGTVPIVRRTGGLDDSVTDLRDDPGRANGIKFESYSSRALVKAIRKGLALYAQPDWLGFYRRNGMAADFSWDRTRAAYEEVYRGGA from the coding sequence ATGCGCATTCTACTGGCGACCAGCGAACTGCATCCCTACTCGAAGACCGGCGGGTTGTCGGACATGGTCTCGGCGCTGGCCAAGGCGCTGGCCCGGGCGGGGCATCGGGTCGGGGTGGTGACGCCGTTGTACCGGCCGATCTGGGCGCGTCACAGTCCGGAGCGGCTGGACTGGTGGATGGAACTGACGGTGGGGGACCGGACGGTGCGGCCGGAGGTCCGGGTACTCGAACCGGAGCCCAACCTGACCGTGTATTTCGTCCATGCGCTGGAGTATTTCGACCGGGACGGCGTGTATGGCGACACCCATGTGCCGTACGGGGACAATGACGCGCGGTACATCGGATTCAGCCAGGCGGTGGTGCATTTGGCGCGGCATCTGCCGTGGCGGCCGGAGGTGGTGCATGTGCATGACTGGCCGACGGGGCTGGTGCCGTTGCTGATCCGGGACGCGGTGGAACGGGGGGGGTGGGCGGAGGCGCCGCGGACGGTGCTGACCATTCACAACCTGGCGTACCAGGGGATGTTCGGGCGTGCGGCGTATGGGCTGACGGGGTTGCCGTGGTCGCATTTCCATCCGGGCGGCGCGGAGTTTCATGGCGGGTTCAACCTGTTGAAGACCGGGCTTATTTATGCCGATGCGCTGACCACGGTGAGTCCGCGGTACGCGCGGGAGATCACCACGCCGGAGTTTGGGGACGGGTTGGACGGGGTGATCCGGTCGCGGCAGGGGGTGCTGCGGGGGATTCTGAACGGGGTGGATTACGACGAGTGGAAGACCGAGGGGAACCCGTATCTGCCGTTTGCGTACACGGCGGAGGAAATGCGGGGGAAGGCGCTGATCAAGGCGGCCCTGCAGACGGAGATGGGATTGCCGCCGCGGGCGTCGGTGCCGTTGCTGGGGACGGTGGGGAGGCTGGCGGAGCAGAAGGGCGTGGACCTGACCCTGGGGGCGCTGGAGGAGATGCTGGCGGGGCCGATCCAGTTTGTCTCGCTGGGGAGCGGGCAGGCGGAATACCAGAGCGCGTTGACGGCGCTGATGCGGCGGTATCCGGACAAGGTGGGGAGCCGGGTCAGCTTCGATGTGGCGCTGTCGCACCGGATCGAGGCCGGGTGCGATTTCTTCCTGATGCCGTCGCGGTTCGAGCCGTGCGGGCTCAACCAGATGTACAGCCTGCGGTACGGGACGGTGCCGATCGTGCGGCGGACGGGGGGATTGGACGACTCGGTGACGGATCTGCGGGACGACCCGGGGCGGGCCAACGGGATCAAGTTCGAGTCGTATTCGAGCCGGGCGCTGGTGAAGGCCATCCGGAAGGGGCTGGCGTTGTACGCGCAGCCGGACTGGCTTGGATTCTACCGGCGGAACGGGATGGCGGCCGACTTTTCGTGGGACCGGACGCGGGCGGCGTACGAGGAGGTTTATCGTGGCGGGGCGTGA
- the serS gene encoding serine--tRNA ligase has translation MLDMKLVRERPDWVRERLRARGAGDEAKIDALVELDEARRLKVGEVERLKAERNAASKAIGALMGQKKVAEAEARKAEVRGLGERIAALDREVDECEERRREVLLALPNLPDAGVPVGRSAEDNPVIRTWGERRAFEFTPRTHVELCQRLRLVDFERGAKLSGSGFLLYTGWGARLERALIQYMLDLHIREHGYTEVSPPFVVGHACMVGVGQFPKFADQAYAVREGLDDGTLGKLYLVPTAEAPVANIHREEILPVEALPVRYVAYSPCFRAEAGAAGVGTRGMIRVHQFDKVEMIRIVRPEEGEAALQEMVGNAERILQSLGLHYRVIQLCTGDMGFASARTYDIELWAPGQGGWLEVSSCSNCEEFQARRMNLRFKDEEGQNRFPHILNGSGTALARLFVALIETHQQADGGVIVPEPLRDYLGTDRIEP, from the coding sequence ATGCTCGACATGAAGTTAGTGCGGGAGCGGCCGGACTGGGTGCGGGAACGGCTGCGGGCGCGTGGGGCTGGGGATGAGGCGAAGATCGACGCTTTGGTGGAGCTGGACGAGGCGCGGCGGTTGAAGGTGGGGGAGGTCGAGCGGTTGAAGGCGGAGCGGAACGCGGCTTCGAAGGCGATTGGGGCGCTGATGGGCCAGAAGAAGGTGGCGGAGGCGGAGGCGCGGAAGGCCGAGGTGCGGGGATTGGGGGAGCGGATCGCGGCACTGGACCGGGAGGTGGACGAATGCGAGGAGCGCCGGCGCGAGGTATTGCTGGCCCTGCCGAATCTGCCGGACGCGGGAGTGCCGGTGGGGCGGAGTGCGGAGGACAACCCGGTGATCCGGACGTGGGGGGAGCGACGTGCGTTTGAGTTCACGCCGCGGACGCATGTCGAGTTGTGTCAGCGGTTGCGGTTGGTGGATTTCGAGCGGGGCGCGAAGCTCTCGGGGAGCGGCTTTCTTTTGTATACGGGCTGGGGGGCGCGGCTGGAGCGGGCGTTGATCCAGTACATGCTGGACCTTCACATCCGTGAGCACGGGTACACCGAGGTGTCGCCGCCGTTTGTGGTGGGTCATGCGTGCATGGTGGGGGTGGGTCAGTTTCCGAAGTTTGCGGACCAGGCGTATGCGGTGCGGGAGGGACTGGATGACGGGACGTTGGGGAAGCTGTACCTGGTTCCGACCGCGGAGGCGCCGGTGGCGAACATCCATCGGGAGGAGATCCTGCCGGTTGAAGCGCTGCCGGTCCGGTACGTGGCGTACAGTCCGTGTTTTCGGGCGGAGGCGGGGGCGGCCGGGGTGGGGACGCGGGGGATGATCCGGGTGCACCAGTTCGACAAGGTGGAGATGATCCGGATTGTGCGGCCGGAGGAGGGGGAGGCGGCGTTGCAGGAGATGGTGGGGAACGCGGAGCGGATCCTGCAGAGCCTGGGGCTGCACTACCGGGTGATCCAGTTGTGCACGGGGGACATGGGGTTCGCGAGCGCCAGGACCTATGACATCGAGTTGTGGGCGCCGGGGCAGGGGGGATGGCTGGAGGTGTCGAGCTGTTCGAATTGCGAGGAGTTTCAGGCGCGCCGGATGAATCTGCGATTCAAGGACGAGGAGGGGCAGAACCGGTTCCCGCATATTCTCAACGGCAGCGGGACGGCCCTGGCGCGGCTGTTTGTGGCCTTGATCGAGACCCATCAGCAGGCGGACGGTGGGGTGATCGTTCCGGAGCCGCTGCGGGACTATTTGGGGACGGACCGGATTGAACCCTGA
- a CDS encoding VOC family protein: MPSSIRTCLWFHDGRGREAAEYYCSLIPGSRIETTFHGDAGHGAFSVIDFSLGGVPYQILDAGPMFTLTEAVSISVATDSQAETDRLWAALTANGGEESHCGWLKDRFGVSWQIYPKRLTELTTSADKNVSSQAMAAMMKQMKIDIAVIEAAVRGQKKL; encoded by the coding sequence ATGCCAAGTTCCATCCGCACCTGCCTCTGGTTCCATGACGGACGCGGCCGTGAGGCCGCCGAATACTACTGCTCCCTGATCCCAGGAAGCCGGATCGAGACGACCTTTCATGGCGACGCCGGACATGGTGCCTTCTCGGTGATCGACTTCTCGTTGGGCGGAGTACCCTACCAAATACTCGACGCCGGGCCGATGTTCACGCTGACTGAGGCGGTCTCGATTTCAGTTGCGACGGACAGCCAGGCCGAGACGGATCGCCTCTGGGCGGCGCTGACTGCGAACGGGGGTGAGGAAAGCCACTGCGGATGGCTCAAGGACCGCTTCGGGGTATCGTGGCAGATTTACCCAAAGCGGTTGACGGAGTTGACGACGAGTGCCGACAAGAATGTATCGTCCCAGGCGATGGCAGCCATGATGAAGCAGATGAAAATCGACATCGCCGTGATCGAAGCAGCGGTTCGTGGCCAAAAGAAGCTGTGA
- a CDS encoding RNA polymerase subunit sigma: protein MSEFTQILERVERGDPEAAAGLFPIVYEELRRLAAQKMAREAAGHTLQPTALVHEAWIRLVGGDAPTFHNRAHFFGAAAEAMRRILVEHARRRLAAKRGAGIQVIDLDGLDLPTPVAADDHLLAVNEALEKFALIDSRKAELVKLRYFVGLSFEEAATALGIAVPTAKQWWAYARSWLSVELKGATAGKPSG from the coding sequence TTGAGCGAGTTCACCCAAATCCTGGAACGTGTGGAACGTGGCGATCCCGAAGCTGCCGCGGGACTTTTCCCCATCGTTTACGAAGAACTCCGCCGTCTGGCGGCGCAGAAGATGGCCCGTGAAGCCGCTGGCCATACGCTCCAGCCCACCGCCCTCGTCCACGAGGCCTGGATCCGGTTGGTCGGCGGAGATGCCCCGACGTTTCACAATCGCGCCCATTTCTTCGGTGCGGCTGCCGAGGCGATGCGTCGCATCCTGGTCGAACACGCCCGGCGAAGGCTGGCCGCCAAACGCGGCGCCGGGATCCAGGTGATCGACCTGGATGGACTCGACCTTCCCACTCCTGTCGCCGCCGACGATCATTTGCTCGCCGTGAACGAGGCGTTGGAAAAATTCGCCTTGATCGACTCCCGCAAGGCCGAGCTGGTGAAGCTGCGGTACTTCGTCGGCTTGAGCTTCGAGGAAGCCGCCACGGCCCTGGGCATCGCCGTGCCCACCGCCAAGCAGTGGTGGGCCTACGCTCGGTCCTGGCTCTCGGTCGAGCTCAAGGGTGCCACCGCCGGAAAGCCATCCGGCTGA